In Strigops habroptila isolate Jane chromosome 4, bStrHab1.2.pri, whole genome shotgun sequence, a single genomic region encodes these proteins:
- the LOC115607215 gene encoding uncharacterized protein LOC115607215 isoform X2 — translation MRPLKKEKEQSIILISDDEAESTLGNSVLLVDPLEKPALEEEKSEEVVDEECELVVTFCKQANVMPHARYDCTIHPFERMECDTCSPLGKNADICNQCYCYICDKLASECENWTTPSLCHCNAHNKSKFWKDQRDFALAGILVMFNLELTDIDADLRHGGDLLLKFIQELSVEYNKYLFGEKMLPAQYECFCLPKFPPGQCNICGSRSMEVVYKYSGVFALVTRFLNQAERENPKATAVMFLGAAKEIAHHKDPALSWQNLGHTASLKIAVPCLLQRITTQLQRMLVLCDFPKSLYEKFVNFFQSISLPCHCFGFSNSLNVMPWDHVLLTTVLKGQNITGQRTLKGRKVFLWEPLPVIEARVEKLVDKKNYKEVVRYLRAVKCNDTKGLRHLRDKIPFYLCKSGDFLDAAHSLLFPVNSLACCTACRITPFEYEVYLKMFRTGSVPAGKDMLDSGLWITVGPPLKDGVLIKQALKLLYSNMSLYRNPKCWSTLIMILGSSNLLEKSGHLHPMSLKEPPLDFQEGVLAASCGLLEELKAKINVSLPPSIFSPHYKQYNRCFFVIFHT, via the exons ATGAGGCCattgaaaaaagagaaagagcagagcaTAATCCTGATCAGTGATGATGAAGCTGAGAGCACGCTGGGGAACTCGGTTCTGTTGGTAGACCCTCTGG AGAAACCTGctctggaggaagagaaatctGAGGAAGTTGTGGATGAGGAATGTGAACTAGTGGTTACTTTCTGTAAACAAGCCAATGTGATGCCTCATGCAAGATACGACTGTACAATACACCCGTTTGA GCGAATGGAATGTGATACATGCTCACCCCTTGggaaaaatgctgatatttgTAACCAATGCTACTGCTATATTTGTGATAAGCTAGCTTCTGAG TGTGAGAACTGGACAaccccttccctctgccactGCAATGCACACAACAAAAGCAAGTTCTGGAAGGACCAGCGTGACTTTGCCTTGGCTGGCATCCTTGTAATGTTCAATTTGGAGCTCACAGATATAGATGCAGACCTTCGGCACGGTG GAGATCTTCTACTAAAATTTATCCAGGAACTTTCTGTGGAATATAATAAGTAtctgtttggagaaaaaatgCTTCCTGCACAATATGAATGCTTTTGCCTCCCAAAATTCCCCCCTGGGCAATGCAATATTTGCGGATCACGCAGCATGGAGGTTGTATACAA GTATTCTGGAGTTTTTGCACTGGTaacaagatttttaaatcaGGCAGAAAGAGAGAATCCTAAAGCTACTGCTGTCATGTTTCTGGGAGCAGCTAAGGAGATAGCACATCATAAAGACCCTGCTTT AAGCTGGCAGAACCTTGGTCACACTGCTTCATTAAAGATTGCTGTCCCTTGTCTGCTGCAAAG GATCACAACCCAACTTCAGAGGATGCTGGTGTTGTGTGACTTCCCCAAATCTTTGTATGAAAAGTTTGTCAATTTCTTTCAGTCCATCTCACTTCCATGTCACTGCTTTGGCTTCTCAAATAG CTTGAATGTTATGCCATGGGATCATGTGTTACTGACCACTGTGTTAAAAGGCCAGAACATCACTGGTCAAAGaacactgaaaggaagaaaagtatttctgtggGAACCGCTCCCTGTTATAGAGGCTCGAGTGGAGAAATTGGTAGACAAGAAGAA ctATAAAGAAGTTGTTCGCTACCTGAGGGCTGTGAAGTGCAATGATACCAAAGg gtTAAGACACCTCCGGGATAAAATCCCATTCTATCTGTGTAAATCTGGAGACTTCCTGGATGCTGCACATTCCCTGCTGTTTCCTGTCAACAGCCTCGCCTGCTGCACTGCCTGCCGCATCACACCTTTTGAGTATGAGGTCTATCTGAAGATGTTCAGAACAGGCAGTGTCCCTGCTGGAAAGGATATGCTGGACTCTGGGCTCTGGATTACAGTTG ggCCTCCCTTGAAAGATGGTGTTCTGATTAAGCAGGCACTGAAACTCCTTTACAGCAACATGTCACTCTACAGGAAT cctAAATGCTGGAGTACCCTCATCATGATCTTGGGCAGTAGCAATTTGCTGGAAAAAAGTGGGCACCTACATCCCATGTCCCTGAAAGAGCCACCACTTGACTTCCAAGAG GGCGTCCTTGCTGCCAGTTGTGGGCTTTTGGAGGAACTGAAGgcaaaaattaatgtttctttacCACCCtctattttctctcctcat TACAAGCAATACAACAGATGCTTTTTTGTGATCTTCCATACTTGA
- the LOC115607215 gene encoding uncharacterized protein LOC115607215 isoform X1 has product MRPLKKEKEQSIILISDDEAESTLGNSVLLVDPLEKPALEEEKSEEVVDEECELVVTFCKQANVMPHARYDCTIHPFERMECDTCSPLGKNADICNQCYCYICDKLASECENWTTPSLCHCNAHNKSKFWKDQRDFALAGILVMFNLELTDIDADLRHGGDLLLKFIQELSVEYNKYLFGEKMLPAQYECFCLPKFPPGQCNICGSRSMEVVYKYSGVFALVTRFLNQAERENPKATAVMFLGAAKEIAHHKDPALSWQNLGHTASLKIAVPCLLQRITTQLQRMLVLCDFPKSLYEKFVNFFQSISLPCHCFGFSNSLNVMPWDHVLLTTVLKGQNITGQRTLKGRKVFLWEPLPVIEARVEKLVDKKNYKEVVRYLRAVKCNDTKGLRHLRDKIPFYLCKSGDFLDAAHSLLFPVNSLACCTACRITPFEYEVYLKMFRTGSVPAGKDMLDSGLWITVGPPLKDGVLIKQALKLLYSNMSLYRNPKCWSTLIMILGSSNLLEKSGHLHPMSLKEPPLDFQEGVLAASCGLLEELKAKINVSLPPSIFSPHLHHEASLILAVQAIQQMLFCDLPYLTSFLEIALAFGNNFWALRLLLDHLSYEEHILHGTVNLILRDLHCQKAAMLKLWQNLGPQYVGEFLCLFLTCRHKKMQSIGLFTLNIITENLHMCPWAKHLCNFFHNAGLRHLPLGTAAHHEVSKFINIFENL; this is encoded by the exons ATGAGGCCattgaaaaaagagaaagagcagagcaTAATCCTGATCAGTGATGATGAAGCTGAGAGCACGCTGGGGAACTCGGTTCTGTTGGTAGACCCTCTGG AGAAACCTGctctggaggaagagaaatctGAGGAAGTTGTGGATGAGGAATGTGAACTAGTGGTTACTTTCTGTAAACAAGCCAATGTGATGCCTCATGCAAGATACGACTGTACAATACACCCGTTTGA GCGAATGGAATGTGATACATGCTCACCCCTTGggaaaaatgctgatatttgTAACCAATGCTACTGCTATATTTGTGATAAGCTAGCTTCTGAG TGTGAGAACTGGACAaccccttccctctgccactGCAATGCACACAACAAAAGCAAGTTCTGGAAGGACCAGCGTGACTTTGCCTTGGCTGGCATCCTTGTAATGTTCAATTTGGAGCTCACAGATATAGATGCAGACCTTCGGCACGGTG GAGATCTTCTACTAAAATTTATCCAGGAACTTTCTGTGGAATATAATAAGTAtctgtttggagaaaaaatgCTTCCTGCACAATATGAATGCTTTTGCCTCCCAAAATTCCCCCCTGGGCAATGCAATATTTGCGGATCACGCAGCATGGAGGTTGTATACAA GTATTCTGGAGTTTTTGCACTGGTaacaagatttttaaatcaGGCAGAAAGAGAGAATCCTAAAGCTACTGCTGTCATGTTTCTGGGAGCAGCTAAGGAGATAGCACATCATAAAGACCCTGCTTT AAGCTGGCAGAACCTTGGTCACACTGCTTCATTAAAGATTGCTGTCCCTTGTCTGCTGCAAAG GATCACAACCCAACTTCAGAGGATGCTGGTGTTGTGTGACTTCCCCAAATCTTTGTATGAAAAGTTTGTCAATTTCTTTCAGTCCATCTCACTTCCATGTCACTGCTTTGGCTTCTCAAATAG CTTGAATGTTATGCCATGGGATCATGTGTTACTGACCACTGTGTTAAAAGGCCAGAACATCACTGGTCAAAGaacactgaaaggaagaaaagtatttctgtggGAACCGCTCCCTGTTATAGAGGCTCGAGTGGAGAAATTGGTAGACAAGAAGAA ctATAAAGAAGTTGTTCGCTACCTGAGGGCTGTGAAGTGCAATGATACCAAAGg gtTAAGACACCTCCGGGATAAAATCCCATTCTATCTGTGTAAATCTGGAGACTTCCTGGATGCTGCACATTCCCTGCTGTTTCCTGTCAACAGCCTCGCCTGCTGCACTGCCTGCCGCATCACACCTTTTGAGTATGAGGTCTATCTGAAGATGTTCAGAACAGGCAGTGTCCCTGCTGGAAAGGATATGCTGGACTCTGGGCTCTGGATTACAGTTG ggCCTCCCTTGAAAGATGGTGTTCTGATTAAGCAGGCACTGAAACTCCTTTACAGCAACATGTCACTCTACAGGAAT cctAAATGCTGGAGTACCCTCATCATGATCTTGGGCAGTAGCAATTTGCTGGAAAAAAGTGGGCACCTACATCCCATGTCCCTGAAAGAGCCACCACTTGACTTCCAAGAG GGCGTCCTTGCTGCCAGTTGTGGGCTTTTGGAGGAACTGAAGgcaaaaattaatgtttctttacCACCCtctattttctctcctcat TTACACCATGAGGCTTCTCTTATTCTCGCAGTACAAGCAATACAACAGATGCTTTTTTGTGATCTTCCATACTTGACTTCCTTCTTAGAGATAGCTCTGGCTTTTGGG AATAACTTTTGGGCTCTGAGGCTGTTACTGGACCACCTTTCCTATGAAGAGCACATTCTCCATGGCACTGTCAACCTGATTTTGAGAGATCTACATTGTCAGAAAGCAGCAATGCTAAAGCT GTGGCAAAACCTTGGTCCCCAGTACGTGGGTGAATTCCTTTGCCTGTTCCTGACTTGCAGACATAAGAAGATGCAATCCATTGGCCTCTTCACTCTGAATATTATCACAGAGAATCTGCATAT GTGTCCTTGGGCAAAGCATCTTTGCAACTTCTTTCACAATGCA GGACTGAGGCACCTGCCCCTTGGCACTGCAGCTCATCATGAAGTCTCGAAGTTCATAAACATATTTGAAAATCTGTAA
- the GNG13 gene encoding guanine nucleotide-binding protein G(I)/G(S)/G(O) subunit gamma-13, producing the protein MDEWDLPQWKKEVESLKYQLAYKREMSSKTIPEFVKWIEDGIPEDPFLNPELMKNNPWVEKGKCSIL; encoded by the exons ATGGATGAGTGGGACCTTCCGCAGTGGAAGAAGGAGGTGGAGAGCCTCAAGTACCAGCTGGCCTACAAGCGGGAGATGTCCTCCAAGACAATACCCGA gTTCGTGAAGTGGATTGAGGACGGCATTCCCGAAGACCCCTTCTTGAACCCGGAGCTGATGAAAAACAACCCCTGGGTGGAGAAGGGCAAATGCAGCATCCTCTGA